GATTGAATCTTTTAATCACCTTTGCCGTTGATGTAGATAACGTTTTTGTGGCGATGTCATAAATTTCTATTGAATCTATTGCTCTCGCATAATAATCGCTGGAAGCAGGTCCTGTTATATCAGATCTTTCACCACCTGTGATGACCACCTTCCCAGCGCTAGACGACAAAACCTGAGCATGTTTCCCCCGTGAATCAACCAAATTTCCAATCGTTTCCACAGTCATGGAAGCTGGATTTGGTGTTACATGGATTAACTCTACCATCGCTATTGATTGGAACGGAGAAAAAGGAGTGAGCCCTCCCACAACCAATACATCACCATTTGGTAGAACTGTCATTTTATGCAATTGTCTTGGTGTGGTGAGACTCGGACCTTCTGCCCAAGTATTGGTGACTGGGTCATACACTTCAATCGAGCTTAAACTTTCGTTTGACGCTTCCCAAACTTTTGCTCCAAACCCGCCTGACACTAACAGACGTCCATCTAAAAGTTTTACGATGGCGGACTCTTGCCTTCTGTAAATCATATCTGGCCCAATCGAAAACTCTTTTGTGATAGAATTATAAAATTCCGTACTACTTAATGTCCCGTTACCATTGATCACAACACCTGATTTTGCTCTACCACCAAGAACTATTTTTCTACCATCATCAAGCTCCATACCCATACATGATCTCCGAGCTATATTCATGTTTGGACCACTTTTAAAAGCGAATACTTGAACTGGAAGTATGATGTTGCCTTGAGAGTTCAAAGCTTTGTCCATTACTCCATTGAAGCGTATACTTAGAATACCACCGTTTGCATTGGGATTTCCAGCAAATAATAATCGTATATTTCTTGCCGAGACAATGATGTCTGATACAACCAAACTATTTTTTGCATTGCCAGAGAGTTCCACTTGAGACAGATTTCCATCCCAAACAATCTCCTCATTAGATTCAATGTCCAAAAACCCTGACTGTAATTCTGAAATATCAATTCCATTTCCTGTTTTTAACTGTAATAAGGGTGGGTTTGCATCAATTTCAAATTCAAAGTATTCAGGATTCACCAATAGGGATTCACTTAAATAATAATCTTTTAGATTCATGGTGAACTTTCCACTTGTCACCGATGGAGCCATCCTGACTTCGTATAAAAATTTGCTTCTAGGAATGATTTGTGAAATCGGGTTCGATCCTGAATTTGTAACAGGTAATCTCAATCCATTGGAATTTGAAGTAAAATCATGATTTGTGGATACATATATAATTCCCCCAGGTTGTACACGATTAGAGGAAAACTCCATTTTTACAACCGAATCGGCACCTAACAAAAATAAACCAATATTTGCGGCAGATGAAGGATCCATTGGATTGGTTCCATTTGAAATTTTGCAGGAAACAAAAAAAATGGCGAAAATTAAGAACTTAATCTTTCCCATAAACTTCAACCCTTGTATCCAATGATGCAGAATCTCCAAAGATAACAATCCCTTTGGTAGTTAGGTGAGAAGAATGTTCCGATCTCGGCACCATCATCGTATCTACTATATAATTTTTACGTTCATAGTGATCATATAATTCCAACATTCCGGATTTATAATATGTATCAATGCCGCCGGTAAAAAACACCTGTTCATCAGAAAATCTGACAATTGCACTGCCATTTTTGAATCGTGTCGTAAATCCAAGACTTGTTGTGGTTGTTAAATTCTCGCTCCAGGATTCAATCGCCTTTGACCCTGTCCCCTCTCGAATCATTCCTCCCAAAAAAACACGATCTTGATTTGGCATTTTAAAATGCGATACATTTGATCTAGATGTTGCAAACGTTACAGGCAAGGAATTTAGAGCAAAAGTATTTGTATCCATCGCATAAATCGTGTTCGAAAACATTGCATATAAATCTAAGCGATCCCTTCCACCATAAAACAATATTCGTGAATTCAATTGGTCATATTCAACAGAATGAAACGCCATCCCATGAGGGAAGTTTGAAGATCCAGCTAAAATCGTGGAATTATTACCACTCATCGAAACATATTCATGATCATCGGTCACAGCAGAAGGATCAGTGCCAACCTGGGATTGTCCTCCAGAAACCAGAAGGTCTCCTTGGTTCAAACAAACCATCGTATGACCATAACGTCTTCTCTGCATAATAAACGGTAGTTCGACAACGGTTTCATTCACAGGATCAATCAAATAAATTTTATCCGAGATTTGCGAATTGGCAGTGACATTCCCCAATACTGATTTCCCACCAGAAACCAAAACCTTACCATCATTCTGAACACAAACAGCCATCCCC
This Leptospira biflexa serovar Patoc strain 'Patoc 1 (Paris)' DNA region includes the following protein-coding sequences:
- a CDS encoding kelch repeat-containing protein; this translates as MRLGFSLLSIVLVLHCQVKAPNQNVFDPTSMFGGSAVVLLGLGFGDDLQITTRYKQNDYPTIVKTEYLDLDLSAPVAAYFTKGDFKISDPYQNDLILRDVFPLSDFKLRVLFSVSSRSEWRDPLIISITKPETLTEYSFLGKQLEFRFPYPRYFGSISEAKGYITSTMLTDGRILLAGGVNPSGATVATIEIWNPETGISKILPSLNQSLMGMAVCVQNDGKVLVSGGKSVLGNVTANSQISDKIYLIDPVNETVVELPFIMQRRRYGHTMVCLNQGDLLVSGGQSQVGTDPSAVTDDHEYVSMSGNNSTILAGSSNFPHGMAFHSVEYDQLNSRILFYGGRDRLDLYAMFSNTIYAMDTNTFALNSLPVTFATSRSNVSHFKMPNQDRVFLGGMIREGTGSKAIESWSENLTTTTSLGFTTRFKNGSAIVRFSDEQVFFTGGIDTYYKSGMLELYDHYERKNYIVDTMMVPRSEHSSHLTTKGIVIFGDSASLDTRVEVYGKD
- a CDS encoding Kelch repeat-containing protein, which gives rise to MGKIKFLIFAIFFVSCKISNGTNPMDPSSAANIGLFLLGADSVVKMEFSSNRVQPGGIIYVSTNHDFTSNSNGLRLPVTNSGSNPISQIIPRSKFLYEVRMAPSVTSGKFTMNLKDYYLSESLLVNPEYFEFEIDANPPLLQLKTGNGIDISELQSGFLDIESNEEIVWDGNLSQVELSGNAKNSLVVSDIIVSARNIRLLFAGNPNANGGILSIRFNGVMDKALNSQGNIILPVQVFAFKSGPNMNIARRSCMGMELDDGRKIVLGGRAKSGVVINGNGTLSSTEFYNSITKEFSIGPDMIYRRQESAIVKLLDGRLLVSGGFGAKVWEASNESLSSIEVYDPVTNTWAEGPSLTTPRQLHKMTVLPNGDVLVVGGLTPFSPFQSIAMVELIHVTPNPASMTVETIGNLVDSRGKHAQVLSSSAGKVVITGGERSDITGPASSDYYARAIDSIEIYDIATKTLSTSTAKVIKRFNHFTHALSNGEILILGGISSRFNDNQPILRAQIYNPFTDTIRDHKNLLFGREWGTSFVFPYGKDQIVIAGGLEYRTVNGNTFDSILDTESWSETDNRFYLTSRSLNARWDGCDIGYPSTGGGMILGGRIGSILANTEEYSFE